One Triticum dicoccoides isolate Atlit2015 ecotype Zavitan chromosome 4B, WEW_v2.0, whole genome shotgun sequence genomic window carries:
- the LOC119295678 gene encoding probable receptor-like protein kinase At5g18500, whose amino-acid sequence MSSNSTLTESLHEKTIVFGLKLWVVIGIAVGASLLGILLILVICLTIQTWIRRSRRAFKELPMTQIPSAFKDITEVRVADQFSPNDYVVHDGLLLAIENGPVESTDKDAVQSAQEDNSRHREENNLSGSLVHTDGCDGIQSVSVCEQPSVHATADSAPLDGLPEFSYLGWGHWFTLRDLDVATDHFAKDNVIGEGGYGVVYRGRLSNGTPVAVKKILNNLGQAEREFRVEVEAIGNVRHKNLVRLLGYCVEGTQRMLVYEFVNNGNLESWLHGELSQYSSLTWLARMKVLLGTAKALAYLHEALEPKVVHRDIKASNILIDDEFNAKISDFGLAKMLGAGKSHIATRVMGTFGYVAPEYANSGLLNEKSDVYSFGVLLLEVITGRDPIDYDRPPSEVNLVDWLKLMVANRRSDEVVDPHLERRPSTKELKRALLTALRCIDLNAEKRPRMDQVVRMLDSSETIPQEERRPRQNRISENTETVPLRGKNSIEKSDAPEHEERPPRSKTRPFSSK is encoded by the exons ATGTCATCAAACTCCACGCTCACAGAATCACTTCATGAGAAAACAATCGTCTTTGGGCTTAAACTTTGGGTTGTGATTGGGATCGCTGTTGGAGCATCCCTCCTGGGTATTCTTCTTATCCTTGTGATATGCCTTACCATCCAGACCTGGATCAGACGGTCACGAAGGGCATTCAAGGAGCTTCCCATGACCCAGATACCTTCTGCATTCAAAGACATCACAGAAGTCAGGGTGGCTGACCAATTTTCACCCAATGATTATGTTGTACATGATGGGCTTCTACTCGCCATTGAGAATGGGCCTGTTGAATCAACGGATAAAGATGCTGTTCAATCGGCGCAGGAGGACAATTCGAGGCATAGAGAAGAGAACAATCTTTCAGGTTCTTTAGTTCACACTGATGGCTGTGATGGAATTCAATCTGTTTCTGTCTGTGAACAGCCTTCTGTACATGCTACTGCCGATTCTGCGCCGTTGGACGGACTACCTGAGTTTTCTTACCTTGGATGGGGCCATTGGTTCACTCTCAGAGATCTAGATGTTGCAACCGACCATTTTGCAAAGGACAACGTAATTGGTGAGGGCGGATATGGTGTTGTGTATCGTGGCAGATTATCAAATGGCACCCCAGTCGCTGTCAAGAAAATCCTTAACAATTT AGGGCAGGCTGAGCGGGAATTCAGAGTGGAAGTTGAGGCAATTGGTAATGTTCGCCACAAGAATTTGGTCCGGCTTTTGGGATATTGTGTTGAGGGTACCCAGAG GATGCTTGTATACGAGTTTGTTAACAACGGGAATCTTGAAAGCTGGCTCCACGGAGAATTGTCCCAGTACAGCTCTCTCACTTGGTTAGCTCGCATGAAAGTTCTTCTGGGGACTGCAAAGGC CCTTGCATATTTACATGAGGCACTTGAACCAAAGGTTGTGCATCGTGACATCAAGGCCAGCAATATCTTGATCGACGATGAGTTTAATGCCAAAATATCTGACTTTGGTTTGGCCAAGATGCTTGGTGCTGGTAAAAGTCATATTGCTACTCGAGTTATGGGTACCTTTGG CTATGTTGCGCCCGAGTATGCTAACAGTGGGCTTTTGAATGAGAAGAGTGATGTCTACAGCTTTGGGGTTCTTTTATTGGAAGTTATTACAGGTAGAGATCCAATTGACTATGATCGCCCCCCAAGTGAG GTAAACCTAGTCGATTGGCTTAAATTGATGGTCGCCAACAGACGTTCTGACGAAGTGGTGGATCCACACCTTGAGAGAAGACCGTCGACAAAGGAGCTCAAACGTGCCCTTTTGACAGCTCTGCGGTGTATCGACCTGAATGCGGAGAAGAGACCAAGGATGGATCAGGTCGTCCGGATGTTGGATTCCAGCGAAACCATACCTCAAGAG GAAAGAAGACCACGACAGAACCGGATATCTGAGAATACTGAAACCGTGCCATTGAGGGGCAAGAACAGCATCGAGAAGAGTGATGCCCCTGAGCATGAGGAGAGGCCCCCTCGGTCAAAGACTCGTCCATTTTCGTCCAAATGA
- the LOC119295679 gene encoding pentatricopeptide repeat-containing protein At3g06430, chloroplastic-like: protein MALAGATNATFRPRLVTAAADTSDTNTRRRHWKAGEFPFPTTSPSSGTQQRRRPRTTERPPPPPPSKGEDPEGRGRQRHWKAGEDPEGRGRQRHWRAGEFPAAAESQSQSGRRGRARTPIKNVQKRLDARADAKAWACTVTEALADRIAAKNWREALQVFEMLKEQPFYYPKEGTYMKLLLLLGRSGQPSLAQHLFTEMQQQGCRPTPELYTALIGAYCRNGLLDEALKLLEYMKAAPLCQPDVYTYSILIKAFVDASRFDLVDAMYKEMAERSVAPNTVTQNIVLSGYCRAGRLDDMEKLLSAMLESANSKPDVWTMNIILSLFGNSGQVELMEKWYEKFRGYGIEPETRTFNILIGAYGKKRMYDKMSAVMEYMRRLAFPWTTATYNNVIEAFAEAGDAKNMEDTFNQMRSEGMKPDTKTFCCLINGFSNAALFHKVVGMVKLAERLDVPANTSFHNSVLAACAKAEDLMEMERVFRHMKHMQCEPDAMTYSILLEAYRKEGMTDKMYALQQENPSLVSTELAMV, encoded by the exons ATGGCGCTAGCCGGCGCCACCAACGCCACCTTCCGGCCCCGCCTGGTCACCGCCGCCGCTGACACCTCCGACACTAATACTCGCCGCCGCCACTGGAAGGCCGGCGAGTTCCCATttcccaccacctccccctcctccggcacGCAGCAGCGCCGGAGACCCCGGACCACGGAGCGCCCGCCCCCACCTCCACCGTCCAAGGGGGAAGACCCGGAAGGGAGAGGGCGCCAGAGGCACTGGAAGGCGGGGGAAGACCCGGAGGGGAGAGGGCGGCAGAGGCACTGGAGGGCGGGGGAGTTCCCGGCGGCGGCCGAGTCCCAATCCCAGTCCGGGAGGAGGGGCCGCGCTCGCACCCCTATCAAGAACGTCCAGAAGAGGCTCGACGCGCGCGCCGATGCCAAGGCCTGGGCCTGCACCGTCACCGAAGCCCTCGCCGACCGCATCGCCGCCAAGAACTGGCGAGAGGCGCTTCAG GTCTTTGAGATGCTGAAGGAGCAACCCTTCTACTATCCCAAAGAGGGCACCTACATGAAACTCCTCCTGTTGCTGGGGAGATCAGGCCAGCCTTCTCTAGCACAGCACCTTTTCACCGAGATGCAACAGCAAGGATGCCGGCCAACTCCTGAGCTTTACACAGCCTTGATCGGGGCCTACTGCCGGAATGGCCTCCTAGACGAGGCACTCAAGCTTCTCGAATACATGAAAGCCGCCCCGCTGTGCCAGCCTGATGTCTACACCTATAGCATCCTCATCAAGGCCTTCGTCGACGCCTCAAGGTTCGACCTCGTCGATGCTATGTACAAAGAGATGGCCGAGCGCTCCGTGGCACCAAACACGGTCACGCAGAACATTGTTCTCAGTGGCTACTGCAGGGCAGGAAGGCTGGACGATATGGAGAAGCTACTCTCGGCGATGCTTGAAAGTGCAAATAGTAAACCGGATGTCTGGACCATGAACATTATCCTAAGCCTGTTTGGGAACAGTGGCCAGGTTGAGCTGATGGAGAAGTGGTACGAGAAATTCCGAGGTTATGGGATCGAGCCGGAGACTCGGACGTTCAACATTCTCATTGGTGCTTACGGGAAGAAGCGGATGTATGACAAGATGTCTGCGGTGATGGAATACATGCGCAGGCTAGCGTTTCCATGGACGACAGCTACGTACAACAACGTGATCGAGGCATTTGCTGAGGCAGGTGATGCAAAAAACATGGAGGACACATTTAACCAGATGCGCTCAGAGGGGATGAAGCCGGATACAAAGACCTTCTGCTGTCTCATAAATGGGTTTAGCAACGCAGCCCTTTTCCACAAGGTGGTAGGCATGGTAAAGCTTGCTGAGAGGCTCGATGTACCGGCAAATACATCTTTTCACAACTCTGTTCTTGCGGCATGTGCGAAAGCGGAGGATCTGATGGAAATGGAGAGGGTCTTCAGGCACATGAAGCATATGCAGTGTGAACCAGATGCCATGACATACTCCATCTTGTTGGAAGCTTATCGGAAGGAAGGAATGACCGACAAGATGTACGCTCTACAACAGGAGAACCCAAGTTTGGTTTCGACTGAGCTTGCCATGGTGTAA
- the LOC119295681 gene encoding THO complex subunit 4B-like has product MADTLDMSLDDIITKNKHHHRRGRHNPASAASGGSAHPRRRFRSRAATRAVVAPYHQLSLQQQVPPAFGYVAQPMAMVTAPSALDSPTKLYISNLDYNVSNEDIKELFSEMGEIQRYSINYDKSGRSKGTAEVVFSARSSAVAALKKYNNVHLDGKPMKIEVIGTNIEAPAPIPSIFALASPPGNFSFPSKSGPGMGVSGRGWSRGGGGFSGRSGGGFGGRGGGRLVGRGRGRTDRVRGKGGVGNLELSAADLDADLDKYHSAAMQIS; this is encoded by the exons ATGGCGGACACCCTCGACATGTCGCTCGACGACATCATCACCAAGAACAAGCACCACCACCGCCGTGGCCGCCACAACCCAGCGTCCGCCGCCTCGGGAGGATCCGCGCACCCACGCCGCCGCTTCCgcagccgcgccgccacccgcgccgtcGTCGCGCCCTACCACCAACTCAGCCTCCAGCAACAG GTGCCGCCGGCTTTCGGATATGTTGCCCAGCCGATGGCCATGGTGACGGCGCCGTCTGCCTTGGACTCGCCCACCAAGCTCTACATCTCCAACCTCGACTACAACGTCTCCAACGAGGATATCAAG GAACTGTTTTCTGAGATGGGTGAAATCCAGCGCTACTCCATTAACTATGACAAGAGTGGAAGATCAAAG GGAACTGCAGAGGTTGTATTTTCGGCAAGATCATCTGCTGTAGCTGCTCTTAAGAAGTACAACAACGTGCATCTTGATGGCAAACCTATGAAAATTGAAGTCATTGGGACAAACATTGAGGCACCTGCACCCATACCTTCTATTTTCGCTTTGGCCTCACCGCCTGGAAACTTCAGTTTTCCTTCCAAAAG TGGACCTGGAATGGGTGTTAGCGGCCGAGGATGGTCTCGTGGCGGAGGTGGCTTCAGTGGTCGCAGCGGAGGTGGGTTCGGTGGTCGTGGCGGAGGTCGGCTCGTTGGTCGTGGCCGAGGGCGTACGGACCGTGTGCGAGGGAAGGGAGGGGTTGGCAACCTGGAACTTTCTGCTGCAGATCTCGACGCCGACTTGGACAAGTACCACTCGGCTGCAATGCAAATCAGCTAA
- the LOC119295680 gene encoding caffeoylshikimate esterase-like, which yields MTKLSSSNVDDGYEYEEEYIKNARGMKLFTCRWLPANATPIKALVFMCHGYAVECSVTMRGTGVRLAQAGYAVYGIDYEGHGKSEGLRGYVPSFDVLLGDCDAYFTAVVVANQSPQLPRFLLGESMGGAVALLLHRARPSYWAGAVLVAPMCKITEEMKPHPAVIKVLEAVTRFIPTWKVVPTRNVIGAAYRTQAKRDEIRRNPYCYKGRPRLKTAHELLRASLHVESEVLTQVTLPFLVVHGGGDRVTDPSVSQLLCREAPSTDKTLKLYPGMWHALTSGELPENIDKVFFDIIAWLDHRSGPPARDD from the exons ATGACCAAGCTCAGCAGCAGCAACGTTGATGATGGCTACGAGTACGAGGAAGAATACATCAAGAACGCGCGCGGGATGAAGCTCTTCACCTGCCGATGGCTCCCCGCCAATGCTACACCAATAAAGGCCCTCGTCTTCATGTGCCACG GTTACGCGGTGGAGTGCAGCGTGACGATGCGCGGCACCGGGGTTCGGCTGGCGCAGGCCGGCTACGCCGTCTACGGCATCGACTACGAGGGCCACGGCAAGTCGGAGGGCCTCAGGGGCTACGTCCCCTCCTTCGACGTCCTCCTCGGCGACTGCGACGCCTACttcaccgccgtcgtcgtcgctaACCAATCTCCTCAGCTGCCTCGGTTCCTGCTGGGCGAGTCCATGGGCGGCGCGGTGGCGCTGCTCCTCCACCGCGCGCGGCCGTCCTACTGGGCGGGCGCCGTGCTGGTGGCGCCCATGTGCAAGATCACGGAGGAGATGAAGCCGCACCCGGCGGTGATCAAGGTGCTGGAGGCCGTGACCAGGTTCATCCCGACGTGGAAGGTGGTGCCCACCCGGAACGTCATCGGCGCCGCCTACAGGACGCAGGCCAAGCGCGACGAGATCCGCCGGAACCCCTACTGCTACAAGGGCCGGCCGCGGCTCAAGACGGCGCACGAGCTCCTCCGGGCCAGCCTCCACGTGGAGAGCGAGGTGCTCACGCAGGTGACGCTGCCCTTCCTCGTCGTGCACGGGGGAGGCGATAGGGTCACGGACCCCTCCGTCAGCCAGCTCCTCTGCCGGGAGGCGCCCAGCACGGACAAGACGCTCAAGCTCTACCCGGGCATGTGGCACGCGCTCACCTCCGGCGAGCTGCCAGAGAACATCGACAAGGTCTTCTTCGACATCATCGCATGGCTCGATCACAGGTCCGGTCCGCCCGCGAGGGACGACTGA